The following are from one region of the Streptomyces changanensis genome:
- a CDS encoding dihydrodipicolinate synthase family protein yields MTVRLPRPDGGLREYEPRAEPLALTGGGPLTSRTVFSAAHVVADPYADTTPDGPAAVDWDATLAFRRHLWSHGLGVAEAMDTAQRGMGLDWAGAAELIRRSAAEARGVGGRIACGVGTDQIAGGTLPEIRAAYEEQLAVVEESGAQAILMASRALAAAASGPDDYLDTYGHLLRQASEPVILHWLGPMFDPALDGYWGSADLDAATETFLDVIAAHPDKVDGIKVSLLDARREVELRRRLPQGVRCYTGDDFHYPELIEGDEQGFSHALLGIFDPLGPLAAEAVRTLDTGDTTGFRTLLDPTVELSRHLFQPPTRFYKTGVVFLAWLAGHQDHFAMVGGLQSARSLPHLARAYELADGLGLFPDPELAADRVSSLFAVYGVAR; encoded by the coding sequence CGCACGTCGTCGCCGACCCGTACGCCGACACCACCCCCGACGGCCCCGCCGCCGTCGACTGGGACGCCACCCTCGCCTTCCGCCGCCACCTGTGGTCCCACGGCCTGGGGGTCGCCGAGGCCATGGACACCGCCCAGCGGGGCATGGGCCTCGACTGGGCGGGAGCGGCAGAACTGATCCGGCGCAGCGCGGCGGAGGCCCGCGGCGTGGGCGGCCGCATCGCCTGCGGCGTCGGCACCGACCAGATCGCGGGCGGCACGCTGCCGGAGATCCGCGCCGCGTACGAGGAACAGCTCGCGGTGGTCGAGGAGTCGGGCGCGCAGGCCATCCTGATGGCCTCCCGGGCCCTCGCGGCCGCCGCCTCCGGCCCCGACGACTACCTCGACACCTACGGCCACCTCCTGCGCCAGGCGAGCGAACCGGTGATCCTGCACTGGCTCGGCCCGATGTTCGACCCGGCCCTCGACGGCTACTGGGGCTCGGCCGACCTCGACGCGGCGACGGAGACCTTCCTCGACGTGATCGCGGCCCACCCCGACAAGGTCGACGGCATCAAGGTCTCCCTCCTCGACGCCCGGCGCGAGGTCGAACTGCGCCGCCGCCTCCCGCAGGGCGTCCGCTGCTACACGGGCGACGACTTCCACTACCCCGAGCTGATCGAGGGCGACGAGCAGGGTTTCAGCCACGCCCTGCTCGGCATCTTCGACCCGTTGGGCCCGCTGGCGGCGGAGGCGGTCCGCACCCTCGACACGGGTGACACGACGGGCTTCCGCACGCTCCTGGACCCCACGGTTGAGCTCTCCCGCCACCTCTTCCAGCCCCCCACGCGCTTCTACAAGACCGGTGTGGTGTTCCTGGCGTGGCTCGCCGGCCACCAGGACCACTTCGCGATGGTGGGCGGCCTGCAGTCGGCACGCTCCCTGCCGCACCTGGCGCGCGCCTACGAACTGGCCGACGGCCTCGGCCTGTTCCCGGACCCGGAGCTCGCGGCGGACCGCGTCTCGTCCCTCTTCGCGGTGTACGGGGTGGCCCGGTGA